In the Ornithinimicrobium pratense genome, CGCTCCAGGAACTCCTCCCACTTCAGCGGCCGGTTGTCCATGGCGCTGGGCAGGCGGAAGCCGTGCTCGACCAGTGTGCGCTTGCGGGACATGTCGCCCTCGTACATGGCGCCGATCTGCGGCACGGTCACGTGCGACTCGTCGATGACGAGCAGGAAGTCCTCCGGGAAGTAGTCAAGCAGGCAGTTGGGGGCGCTGCCTGGTCCTCGCCCGTCGATGTGCCGCGAGTAGTTCTCGATCCCGGAGCAGGAGCCGACCTGGCGCATCATCTCGATGTCGTAGGTGGTCCGCATCCGCAGCCGCTGGGCCTCCAGCAGCTTTCCCTGGCGCTCGAAGCTCTCCAGCTGCTCGGCGAGCTCGGCCTCGATCCCGGCGACCGCCCGCTCCATCCGCTCTGGTCCGGCGACGTAGTGGGAGGCGGGGAAGACGTACATCTCCTGCTCCTCGCGGACCACCTCGCCGGTGAGCGGGTGCAGGGTGTAGAGCCGGTCGACCTCGTCGCCGAAGAACTCGATCCGCACCGCGAGCTCCTCGTACTGCGGGATGATCTCTACGGTGTCGCCACGCACCCGGAAGGTGCCGCGGGTGAACGAGGCGTCATTGCGGGCGTACTGCATGGTGACGAACTGGCGCAGCAGACCGTCCCGCTCGATGGTGTCGCCGACGCGCAGGCGGACCATCCGGTCGACATACTCCTGCGGCGTGCCCAGGCCGTAGATGCAGGACACCGAAGCGACCACGACGACGTCACGCCGGGTGAGCAGGCTGTTGGTCGCCGAGTGCCGCAGCCGCTCCACCTCGTCGTTGACCGAGGAGTCCTTCTCGATGTAGGTGTCGGACTGCGGGACGTAGGCCTCGGGTTGGTAATAGTCGTAGTAGCTGACGAAATACTCGACCGCGTTGTGCGGGAGCAGCTCGCGGAACTCGTTGGCCAGCTGTGCGGCCAGCGTCTTGTTCGGAGCCATGATCAGCGTCGGCCGCTGCACCTGCTCCACGAGCCACGCGGTGGTGGCCGACTTGCCGGTGCCGGTGGCGCCAAGCAGCACCACGTCCTGCTGGCCGGCGTTGATCCGGGTCGCGAGGTCGGCGATCGCCCCGGGCTGGTCCCCGCTGGGGGAGAAGTCGGACTCGACCCGGAACGGGTGCACTGCGCGCTGCAGATCGGTGACGGGTCTCATAGCACCCACGCTAACGCCGAGACCTGACAGACCCTTCCCGCAGCGTCCACGACGCTCGTCGAAGGTGTCCCGTGAGCGCTCAGCCGCCGAGTCGGCGCTGGTCGTGCAGGACGTCGGCCCAGGTGCGGGCCAGCACCGGCGGCAGGGTGTCCTCGCCCAAGGCCCGCTCCAGGTCGGCCTGCTGGGCGAGGGTCCAGCGGAAGCCGGGGGCCGCACGGCCGACGACGAGCCCGAGCGCCTGGCCCCGCCGGGCAACGGGGGCCATCGTGCGCAGGTAGTCAGCCACCAGCGGGTCGACCAGGTCGCGCTGCTCGGCCGACCATAACCCTCGGGCCAGGGCGCCGATCTCCCGGTTACTCACCGCGTCGTCGGCCATCCTGGCCAGGGCCTGCGCCTTGGTCGACGGCTCGGGCCGGGCCGCCGCGACCGCCAGCGCGGCCAGTTGGCCCGCGGCCGACGGGTCCCGCTCCTGCTCCGCGGTGAGCAGCTGTGTGGTGTCGGCACCGAGCTCGGCGAGGCGGCGGAGCACCTCCCAGCGCTCCTCCTGGGACAGCGGACCATGGCCGGCGCCCACCTCGAGCCAACCGAGGAGCAGGTCCACGTCGTGCAGTGCCCCGGCACCCACGGACACCGCGGTCTGGGCCACGGCGGTGGCCACCTGCGCGGCACCCAGCAGGACGAGCGCCACCTGCCCCAGGCGCTCCAGCAGCTCCCCCACCTCGCCCGCCGGCGTCACCTGCCGCACCACCGCGGCGGACCGGCTGAGAACGTGGGCCACGACGAAGTCAGTCCCTTCCCCAGGCAGGTGGTGCTCGACCGCCCGCACCAGCACCGCCGGCGTGATCTCCCCCCGGGCCGCCAGTTCGAGCAGGGCCGACCACAGGATCACCCGCCGGTGCTCATCCGGCACCCGCCCGAGCACCTGCAGCACCCGGTCGAGGGTCCCCGAGTCCAGGGCGATCCGGGCGAAGGTGTCCCCGGTGCTGTTCGGCACCACCAGGTCGGCGGGCGCCAGCCGCACCATGGCCTGCCCGGGCGAGAGATCGACCACCTGCTCCCACGCCCGCTCGACCTGGTCTCCCGAGACGGCATACCCGCTCACCCGCACCCGGTGCGGGCGCCGGGCGGCGGCGGAGGAGCCGGACCGCTCGTCGACCCCCGGGACCAGCCGCAGCGTCAGCCCCTCCCGGCCCCTGGCCCCGGCGCCGCCCACGCCCGCCTCTGCCCCCGGCCGCGTGAGCTGGAGGACGTCGGTCCCCGGCACCCGCAGCCAGGCCTCCACCCAGCCGGTGACGTCCCGGTCGGTGACTGACTGCAGCGAAGCGACGAAGTCGTCCAGCGAGGCGGTGCCGAACCGCGCGCCGGTCAGGTGCCGGTTCACCCCGGCGAAGAACGTCTCCTCCCCCAGCCAGAAGGCCAGCTGGCGCAGGGTGGAGTTGCCCTTGGCGTAGGAGATGGGGTCGAAGTTGTTGAACGCCGAGTCGACGTCCGGCACGTCCTCCGGCCGGGGCGCGACCGGGTGCGTGGACGGGCGGGCGTCCGCGGCATACCCACCCGCCTTGCGGCCCAGGTCGAACTCCGCCAGCGCCCCTGGCGCCGCGCCGGTGGCGCCGGCGACGACGAAGCCGAGGTAGTCGGCGAACGACTCATTGAGCCAGGTGTCCTCCCACCAACGGAAGGTCACCAGGTCGCCGAACCACATGTGCGCCATCTCGTGCGCGATCGTCATCGCCCGTTGGCGCGCCAGCACGGCCGGCGTCGTGCCCTGGGGGAGCAGCTCGTCGCGGTAGCTGACGCACCCGGGGTTCTCCATCGCGCCCCAGTTGTGGCCGGGGACGAAGATCTGGTCGTAGGAGTCGAAGGGGTAGGGCTCGTCGAAGCGCTGGGCGTACCAGTCGTAGGCGGACACAGTCTGCTCCCGCAGCATCGGCAGGTCCCGGTCGAGGTCGGCGGCCAGCGAGGCGCGGGCGTGCCAGCCGAAGGGGCGCCCGTCGTGCTCCCAGGTGCGGCTCGCCCACGGGCCGGCGCACACCGTGACGAGGTAGGTCGACAGCGGCGGTGTGGTCGCGAACACCCAAGACGTCGGCGCGCCGCCGTCCGTCACGTCGGGCACCTGCTCCGGTCTGCCGTTCGACAGCACCGTGGCGCCCGGCCTGGCCCGGACCGCGACCGTGACCGGTGCCTTGAGGTCAGGCTGGTCGAAGCAGGCGAAGACCCGGCGGTTGACGTCCATCCCCCCGTAGCAGCCCAGGTAGACCGCGCCGTCGCTCGGATCGACGAAACGGTGCATCCCGTCGCCGTCGGTGACGTAGGGCATCCGGGCGGTGACGACCGCGGTGTTGTGCGCTGCCAGGTCGGTGAGGTGCACCTGGTCGTCCCGGTAGCAGCGAGGCCCGAGCGGGCGCCCGTTGAGCTCCACCTCGACATCGAGGGCCCGCTGCAGGTCCAGGAAGGTGGACGTCCCGGGCGGGGCGGCGAAGGTCACCGTAGTGGTGGCCAGGAAGTGCTCGTCACCGGTGAGGTCGAGGTGGATCTGGTAGGCGGCGCCGGAGACGACCTGGGAGCGGGCACGGGCGTCGACGAGGGTGAGGGACACCCTGCCGACCCTAACCCCAGGGGGACGGCGAAGGCCCGCCCACCCAGGGGGTGGACGGGCCTAGGCCGTTGGGGCCTACGATCAGGCGCCGGTCAGCTTCTCTCGCAG is a window encoding:
- the pepN gene encoding aminopeptidase N, whose protein sequence is MSLTLVDARARSQVVSGAAYQIHLDLTGDEHFLATTTVTFAAPPGTSTFLDLQRALDVEVELNGRPLGPRCYRDDQVHLTDLAAHNTAVVTARMPYVTDGDGMHRFVDPSDGAVYLGCYGGMDVNRRVFACFDQPDLKAPVTVAVRARPGATVLSNGRPEQVPDVTDGGAPTSWVFATTPPLSTYLVTVCAGPWASRTWEHDGRPFGWHARASLAADLDRDLPMLREQTVSAYDWYAQRFDEPYPFDSYDQIFVPGHNWGAMENPGCVSYRDELLPQGTTPAVLARQRAMTIAHEMAHMWFGDLVTFRWWEDTWLNESFADYLGFVVAGATGAAPGALAEFDLGRKAGGYAADARPSTHPVAPRPEDVPDVDSAFNNFDPISYAKGNSTLRQLAFWLGEETFFAGVNRHLTGARFGTASLDDFVASLQSVTDRDVTGWVEAWLRVPGTDVLQLTRPGAEAGVGGAGARGREGLTLRLVPGVDERSGSSAAARRPHRVRVSGYAVSGDQVERAWEQVVDLSPGQAMVRLAPADLVVPNSTGDTFARIALDSGTLDRVLQVLGRVPDEHRRVILWSALLELAARGEITPAVLVRAVEHHLPGEGTDFVVAHVLSRSAAVVRQVTPAGEVGELLERLGQVALVLLGAAQVATAVAQTAVSVGAGALHDVDLLLGWLEVGAGHGPLSQEERWEVLRRLAELGADTTQLLTAEQERDPSAAGQLAALAVAAARPEPSTKAQALARMADDAVSNREIGALARGLWSAEQRDLVDPLVADYLRTMAPVARRGQALGLVVGRAAPGFRWTLAQQADLERALGEDTLPPVLARTWADVLHDQRRLGG
- the uvrB gene encoding excinuclease ABC subunit UvrB, producing the protein MRPVTDLQRAVHPFRVESDFSPSGDQPGAIADLATRINAGQQDVVLLGATGTGKSATTAWLVEQVQRPTLIMAPNKTLAAQLANEFRELLPHNAVEYFVSYYDYYQPEAYVPQSDTYIEKDSSVNDEVERLRHSATNSLLTRRDVVVVASVSCIYGLGTPQEYVDRMVRLRVGDTIERDGLLRQFVTMQYARNDASFTRGTFRVRGDTVEIIPQYEELAVRIEFFGDEVDRLYTLHPLTGEVVREEQEMYVFPASHYVAGPERMERAVAGIEAELAEQLESFERQGKLLEAQRLRMRTTYDIEMMRQVGSCSGIENYSRHIDGRGPGSAPNCLLDYFPEDFLLVIDESHVTVPQIGAMYEGDMSRKRTLVEHGFRLPSAMDNRPLKWEEFLERIGQTVYLSATPGDYEMAKADGVVEQIIRPTGLIDPEVVLKPTKGQIDDLLHEISARAERNERVLVTTLTKKMAEDLTDYLLDKGVRVRYLHSEVDTLRRVELLRELRLGEYDVLVGINLLREGLDLPEVSLVSILDADKEGFLRSARSLIQTIGRAARNVSGQVHMYADTVTPSMQEAIDETNRRRERQVAYNTAHGIDPTPLRKRIADITDLLEREDADTEALMGSGRSQSRGRGRGRGAAAAVGTTVLDRRATDDMPATELATLIHELSDQMHQAATDLHFELAARLRDEISELKKELRQMREATG